The Syngnathus typhle isolate RoL2023-S1 ecotype Sweden linkage group LG16, RoL_Styp_1.0, whole genome shotgun sequence genome includes a region encoding these proteins:
- the LOC133169369 gene encoding heterogeneous nuclear ribonucleoprotein Q isoform X2, protein MKTYRQREKQGTKVSDTNKGPDEGKIKALLERTGYTLDVTTGQRKYGGPPPESAHSGAQPTVGTEIFVGKIPRDLFEDELVPLFEKAGPIWDLRLMMDPLSGLNRGYAFVTFCTKEAAQQAVKLCNNNEIRPGKLIGVCISVANNRLFVGSIPKSKTKEQIVEEFAKVTEGLNDVILYHQPDDKKKNRGFCFLEYEDHKTAAQARRRLMSGKVKVWSNVVTVEWADPIEDPDPEVMAKVKVLFVRNLASSVTEEILEKTFSQFGKLERVKKLKDYAFVHFEERDGAVKALGDLNGKDLEGEHIEIVFAKPPDQKRKERKAQRQAAKTQMYDDYYYYTPSHMPPPTRGRGRGGRGGYSYPPEYYSYEDYYDYYGYDYHNYRGGYDDPFYSYDDFQGSGRGRGARGGIRGGVGQTRARGGITPRGRLTFSQRGGPGTSRAGKRGRGRS, encoded by the exons ATGAAGACATACAGGCAAAGAGAGAAACAAGGGACCAAAGTGTCGGACACTAACAAAGGACCAGATGAAGGCAAAATCAAA GCCTTGCTGGAGAGGACTGGCTACACACTCGATGTCACTACAGGCCAGAGGAAGTACGGCGGTCCGCCACCCGAGTCAGCTCACTCGGGCGCACAGCCGACTGTTGGGACAGAG ATATTTGTTGGCAAAATCCCCAGAGACCTCTTTGAAGATGAGCTGGTTCCTTTGTTTGAGAAAGCTGGCCCTATCTGGGACTTGCGCTTGATGATGGATCCCCTTAGTGGCCTGAACAGAGGCTACGCCTTTGTCACTTTCTGCACCAAAGAGGCGGCACAGCAGGCTGTCAAACTG TGCAACAACAATGAAATCCGACCCGGCAAACTAATTGGCGTCTGCATCTCTGTGGCCAATAATCGACTGTTTGTTGGCTCCATCCCCAAGAgtaaaacaaaagaacaaattGTTGAAGAATTTGCAAAAGtcacag AGGGTTTAAATGATGTCATACTGTATCACCAACCTGATGACAAGAAGAAGAACCGTGGCTTTTGCTTCTTGGAGTATGAAGACCACAAGACGGCGGCTCAGGCCCGCCGGCGTCTGATGAGCGGGAAAGTTAAGGTCTGGAGCAACGTGGTCACCGTTGAGTGGGCGGATCCCATCGAAGACCCTGACCCAGAGGTCATGGCCAAG GTGAAAGTGTTGTTTGTGAGGAACCTAGCTAGCTCTGTAACTGAGGAGATTCTTGAAAAGACATTTAGTCAGTTTGGCAAATTGGAGCGTGTGAAGAAATTGAAAGACTACGCATTCGTTCACTTTGAGGAAAGAGATGGTGCTGTTAAG GCTCTTGGTGATCTCAATGGGAAAGATCTGGAAGGAGAACATATTGAGATTGTGTTTGCCAAGCCTCCAGATCAGAAGAGGAAAGAGCGCAAAGCGCAGAGACAGGCAGCCAAAACACAAAT GTATGATGATTACTATTACTATACGCCTTCCCACATGCCGCCACCCACGAGAGGCCGCGGTAGAGGCGGGCGCGGGGGGTACTCTTACCCTCCCGAATATTACAGCTATGAAGACTATTACGATTACTACGGATACGACTACCACAACTACCGGGGTGGCTATGATGACCCCTTCTACAGCTACGACGATTTCCAGGGCTCTGGGAGAGGCCGAGGAGCAAGGGGTGGTATCCGCGGCGGTGTCGGTCAGACCAGGGCCCGTGGCGGCATCACACCGAGGGGCAGATTGACCTTCTCGCAGCGGGGCGGTCCTGGAACAAGCAGAG CAGGGAAGCGGGGCCGAGGCCGGTCCTGA
- the LOC133169369 gene encoding heterogeneous nuclear ribonucleoprotein Q isoform X1 yields MATEHINGNGPEEPMDTSAAVTHSEHFQTLLDAGLPQKVAEKLDEIYIAGLVSHSDLDDRAIEALKEFNDEGALQVLLQFKDSDLSHVQNKSAFLCGVMKTYRQREKQGTKVSDTNKGPDEGKIKALLERTGYTLDVTTGQRKYGGPPPESAHSGAQPTVGTEIFVGKIPRDLFEDELVPLFEKAGPIWDLRLMMDPLSGLNRGYAFVTFCTKEAAQQAVKLCNNNEIRPGKLIGVCISVANNRLFVGSIPKSKTKEQIVEEFAKVTEGLNDVILYHQPDDKKKNRGFCFLEYEDHKTAAQARRRLMSGKVKVWSNVVTVEWADPIEDPDPEVMAKVKVLFVRNLASSVTEEILEKTFSQFGKLERVKKLKDYAFVHFEERDGAVKALGDLNGKDLEGEHIEIVFAKPPDQKRKERKAQRQAAKTQMYDDYYYYTPSHMPPPTRGRGRGGRGGYSYPPEYYSYEDYYDYYGYDYHNYRGGYDDPFYSYDDFQGSGRGRGARGGIRGGVGQTRARGGITPRGRLTFSQRGGPGTSRAGKRGRGRS; encoded by the exons ATGGCCACAGAACATATTAATGGGAATGGTCCAGAAGAACCAATGGACACCTCTGCTGCAGTTACCCATTCTGAGCACTTCCAGACTTTATTAGATGCTGGTTTACCACAGAAAGTTGCTGAAAAACTAGATGAAATTTACATAGCAG GATTGGTGTCACACAGTGACTTGGATGATCGAGCAATTGAGGCTCTGAAAGAATTCAACGACGAAGGTGCTCTTCAAGTCCTTTTACAATTCAAGGACAGCGACCTCTCACATGTTCAG AACAAAagtgcctttctttgtggcgtgATGAAGACATACAGGCAAAGAGAGAAACAAGGGACCAAAGTGTCGGACACTAACAAAGGACCAGATGAAGGCAAAATCAAA GCCTTGCTGGAGAGGACTGGCTACACACTCGATGTCACTACAGGCCAGAGGAAGTACGGCGGTCCGCCACCCGAGTCAGCTCACTCGGGCGCACAGCCGACTGTTGGGACAGAG ATATTTGTTGGCAAAATCCCCAGAGACCTCTTTGAAGATGAGCTGGTTCCTTTGTTTGAGAAAGCTGGCCCTATCTGGGACTTGCGCTTGATGATGGATCCCCTTAGTGGCCTGAACAGAGGCTACGCCTTTGTCACTTTCTGCACCAAAGAGGCGGCACAGCAGGCTGTCAAACTG TGCAACAACAATGAAATCCGACCCGGCAAACTAATTGGCGTCTGCATCTCTGTGGCCAATAATCGACTGTTTGTTGGCTCCATCCCCAAGAgtaaaacaaaagaacaaattGTTGAAGAATTTGCAAAAGtcacag AGGGTTTAAATGATGTCATACTGTATCACCAACCTGATGACAAGAAGAAGAACCGTGGCTTTTGCTTCTTGGAGTATGAAGACCACAAGACGGCGGCTCAGGCCCGCCGGCGTCTGATGAGCGGGAAAGTTAAGGTCTGGAGCAACGTGGTCACCGTTGAGTGGGCGGATCCCATCGAAGACCCTGACCCAGAGGTCATGGCCAAG GTGAAAGTGTTGTTTGTGAGGAACCTAGCTAGCTCTGTAACTGAGGAGATTCTTGAAAAGACATTTAGTCAGTTTGGCAAATTGGAGCGTGTGAAGAAATTGAAAGACTACGCATTCGTTCACTTTGAGGAAAGAGATGGTGCTGTTAAG GCTCTTGGTGATCTCAATGGGAAAGATCTGGAAGGAGAACATATTGAGATTGTGTTTGCCAAGCCTCCAGATCAGAAGAGGAAAGAGCGCAAAGCGCAGAGACAGGCAGCCAAAACACAAAT GTATGATGATTACTATTACTATACGCCTTCCCACATGCCGCCACCCACGAGAGGCCGCGGTAGAGGCGGGCGCGGGGGGTACTCTTACCCTCCCGAATATTACAGCTATGAAGACTATTACGATTACTACGGATACGACTACCACAACTACCGGGGTGGCTATGATGACCCCTTCTACAGCTACGACGATTTCCAGGGCTCTGGGAGAGGCCGAGGAGCAAGGGGTGGTATCCGCGGCGGTGTCGGTCAGACCAGGGCCCGTGGCGGCATCACACCGAGGGGCAGATTGACCTTCTCGCAGCGGGGCGGTCCTGGAACAAGCAGAG CAGGGAAGCGGGGCCGAGGCCGGTCCTGA